From the Lolium rigidum isolate FL_2022 chromosome 2, APGP_CSIRO_Lrig_0.1, whole genome shotgun sequence genome, one window contains:
- the LOC124692475 gene encoding embryogenesis-associated protein EMB8-like isoform X1, which yields MAALQMPSPFAGPASRFAPRRLRYLLLPAPATTMSSVASSQNPDPAGEQRPLLPHSTLEIAGARSGLLAGFDSLRRPYRAYPVLASNRHVETIFAAFTRSLPAVTFRRECLRAPDDGAVALDWVSADDRALPPDAPLLILLPGLTGGSQDTYVRHMLLRARSKGWRVVVFNSRGCAGSPVTTAKFYSASFTGDLRQVVNHVLARYPECDIYAAGWSLGANILVRYLGEETDKCSLSGAVSMCNPFDLVIADEDFHKGFNNIYDRALANSLRAIFKKHALLFEGLDGEYNIPKAANAKTVRDFDEGLTRVSFGFKSVDDYYSNSSSSDSIKNVSIPLLCIQAANDPIAPSRGIPREDIKANPNCLLIVTPQGGHLGWVAGDEAPFGCPWTDPIVMEFLEHVQNEKSSTTKNSNQYEQQSVPQTSGPHVSVHVQR from the exons ATGGCCGCGCTACAAATGCCATCCCCATTCGCCGGCCCCGCCAGCCGCTTCgcccctcgccgcctccgctACCTGCTCCTCCCAGCCCCAGCCACCACCATGTCCTCCGTCGCTTCCTCCCAGAACCCCGACCCCGCCGGGGAGCAGCGACCTCTGCTCCCGCACTCGACCCTCGAGATCGCCGGCGCGCGGAGCGGCCTCCTCGCCGGCTTCGACAGCCTCCGCCGCCCCTACCGCGCCTACCCCGTGCTCGCGTCCAACCGCCACGTCGAGACCATCTTCGCCGCCTTCACGCGCTCGCTCCCCGCCGTCACCTTCCGCCGCGAGTGCCTCCGCGCCCCCGACGACGGCGCCGTCGCCCTCGACTGGGTCTCCGCCGACGACCGCGCGCTGCCGCCCGACGCGCCGCTGCTCATTCTGCTG CCCGGTCTCACAGGAGGAAGTCAGGATACATATGTAAGGCATATGCTTTTGAGAGCTAGAAGCAAAGGATGGCGTGTTGTGGTATTCAATAGCCGTGGATGTGCAGGCAGTCCTGTGACTACAGCTAAG TTCTATTCTGCTTCATTTACTGGAGATCTCCGTCAAGTAGTCAATCATGTTTTGGCCCGTTACCCTGAGTGTGATATCTATGCTGCTGGCTGGTCACTCGGAGCAAATATTCTTGTGCGCTACCTTGGTGAG GAGACTgataagtgctctctttctggagCAGTGTCCATGTGCAACCCGTTTGATTTGGTAATTGCAGATGAAGATTTCCACAAAGGGTTCAACAACATCTATGATAGAGCACTTGCTAACTCTCTCAGGGCCATATTTAAGAA GCATGCGCTGCTTTTTGAAGGACTGGACGGCGAATACAACATACCAAAGGCAGCCAATGCAAAAACCGTTAGAGATTTTGATGAAGGGCTAACCCGAG TTTCATTTGGTTTCAAGTCAGTGGATGATTATTACTCGAACTCAAGCAGCTCAGATTCCATCAAGAATGTTTCCATACCCTTATTATGCATACAG GCAGCTAATGATCCAATTGCACCATCTAGGGGAATTCCTAGAGAAGATATCAAG GCAAATCCGAACTGTCTACTGATAGTCACACCACAGGGTGGTCATCTTGGATGGGTAGCAGGTGACGAAGCTCCATTTGGATGTCCTTGGACTGATCCCATAGTAATGGAGTTTCTAGAACATGTTCAGAACGAAAAGAGCTCAACTACCAAGAATAGCAACCAATATGAGCAGCAGAGTGTTCCACAGACATCAGGACCCCATGTGTCCGTGCATGTACAGAGATAG
- the LOC124692475 gene encoding embryogenesis-associated protein EMB8-like isoform X2, with amino-acid sequence MAALQMPSPFAGPASRFAPRRLRYLLLPAPATTMSSVASSQNPDPAGEQRPLLPHSTLEIAGARSGLLAGFDSLRRPYRAYPVLASNRHVETIFAAFTRSLPAVTFRRECLRAPDDGAVALDWVSADDRALPPDAPLLILLPGLTGGSQDTYVRHMLLRARSKGWRVVVFNSRGCAGSPVTTAKFYSASFTGDLRQVVNHVLARYPECDIYAAGWSLGANILVRYLGEETDKCSLSGAVSMCNPFDLVIADEDFHKGFNNIYDRALANSLRAIFKKHALLFEGLDGEYNIPKAANAKTVRDFDEGLTRGS; translated from the exons ATGGCCGCGCTACAAATGCCATCCCCATTCGCCGGCCCCGCCAGCCGCTTCgcccctcgccgcctccgctACCTGCTCCTCCCAGCCCCAGCCACCACCATGTCCTCCGTCGCTTCCTCCCAGAACCCCGACCCCGCCGGGGAGCAGCGACCTCTGCTCCCGCACTCGACCCTCGAGATCGCCGGCGCGCGGAGCGGCCTCCTCGCCGGCTTCGACAGCCTCCGCCGCCCCTACCGCGCCTACCCCGTGCTCGCGTCCAACCGCCACGTCGAGACCATCTTCGCCGCCTTCACGCGCTCGCTCCCCGCCGTCACCTTCCGCCGCGAGTGCCTCCGCGCCCCCGACGACGGCGCCGTCGCCCTCGACTGGGTCTCCGCCGACGACCGCGCGCTGCCGCCCGACGCGCCGCTGCTCATTCTGCTG CCCGGTCTCACAGGAGGAAGTCAGGATACATATGTAAGGCATATGCTTTTGAGAGCTAGAAGCAAAGGATGGCGTGTTGTGGTATTCAATAGCCGTGGATGTGCAGGCAGTCCTGTGACTACAGCTAAG TTCTATTCTGCTTCATTTACTGGAGATCTCCGTCAAGTAGTCAATCATGTTTTGGCCCGTTACCCTGAGTGTGATATCTATGCTGCTGGCTGGTCACTCGGAGCAAATATTCTTGTGCGCTACCTTGGTGAG GAGACTgataagtgctctctttctggagCAGTGTCCATGTGCAACCCGTTTGATTTGGTAATTGCAGATGAAGATTTCCACAAAGGGTTCAACAACATCTATGATAGAGCACTTGCTAACTCTCTCAGGGCCATATTTAAGAA GCATGCGCTGCTTTTTGAAGGACTGGACGGCGAATACAACATACCAAAGGCAGCCAATGCAAAAACCGTTAGAGATTTTGATGAAGGGCTAACCCGAG GCAGCTAA
- the LOC124687515 gene encoding homeobox-leucine zipper protein HOX24-like, translating into MESDCQFYMFGAPPVDADDGHGQFLQQPQLSGGGERKRRFTEEQVRSLESTFQSRRAKLEPREKAALARELGLQPRQVAIWFQNKRARWRSKQLEQDFAELREHYDDLRARVEALKQDKLTLAAQLEELKGRLNERQDQSASSDGGAVAEVDDDKRNNVCCLVESGATEADVSEDSAAGWYEDDHLAYGGGLQEPFCATPELWETTWPVLEWNAVA; encoded by the exons ATGGAGAGCGACTGCCAGTTCTACATGTTCGGCGCCCCGCCGGTAGACGCCGACGACGGGCACGGCCAGTTCCTGCAGCAGCCGCAGCTgagcggcggcggggagaggAAGCGGCGGTTCACGGAGGAGCAGGTGCGGTCGCTGGAGAGCACGTTCCAGTCACGGCGGGCCAAGCTGGAGCCCCGGGAGAAGGCGGCGCTGGCGCGGGAGCTGGGGCTGCAGCCGCGGCAGGTGGCCATCTGGTTCCAGAACAAGCGCGCGCGGTGGCGGTCCAAGCAGCTCGAGCAGGACTTCGCCGAGCTGCGGGAACACTACGACGACCTCCGCGCCCGGGTCGAGGCGCTCAAGCAGGACAAGCTCACGCTCGCCGCGCAG CTGGAAGAGCTGAAGGGGAGGCTGAACGAGCGGCAAGACCAGAGCGCCAGCTccgacggcggcgccgtcgccgaggTGGACGACGACAAGAGGAATAACGTTTGCTGCCTCGTGGAGAGCGGGGCGACGGAGGCGGACGTCTCAGAGGACTCGGCCGCGGGATGGTACGAGGACGACCACCtggcgtacgggggtggacttcagGAGCCGTTCTGCGCCACGCCGGAGCTGTGGGAGACGACATGGCCTGTGCTGGAGTGGAACGCGGTAGCGTGA